TCATGATCATTCCAGATTTATGACAAGAACCAATGAAAAAGCGGGACGTGCAGCAGCACTTGGTACCGCAGCCGCCGAGGAAGGAATAAAGCCGGCAGTATTCCGTGAGGCGGTCGTTGTTCAGATGACATGGCCGGGAGCACCGACGATTTATTATGGAGACGAGGCGGGACTCTGCGGATTTACAGATCCGGATAACAGACGTACCTATCCATGGGGAAAAGAGGATGTCGTTCTGATCGATTTTCACCGTGATATCATCCATATCCACAAAGAAAACGAGGCACTCCGCACCGGCTCCCTCATGTTTTTAAATGGAACTTCCGCGAACGGAAATCATACAGGCAGTAATGCAGATGGTAATCTGCGAGCAGATGATAATCTGCTTTGTTACGCAAGATTTAACCGCAGCCAGCAGTTTGTTGTTCTGGTAAATAATAAAGAGGAAGAACGTGATGTAACGCTTGAGGTATGGCAGTGCGGTATACCGAAAAATGCGGTGTTAGAGCGCGTAATCCTTTCAAATGAGACAGGTTATTCCTTGATGCCGAAAAAGTATGAAGTAGTGGATGGAGTGTTTAAAGTAAGCTTGCAGAAATATTCTGCTGTTGTTCTGATGTATGACAGAACAAGAGACTAGTACATTGATAAAAAATGCTTGCATAAAAGAAGTCACTATGCTATAATCTTTTCTTGTCAGAGCGCATTTTGTGTATCTGATGAATGGGCAGATTCCCGAGTGGCCAAAGGGGACAGACTGTAAATCTGCTGCAATTTGCTTCGGTGGTTCGAATCCACCTCTGCCCATTATGTATTGTCCGGTAGGATGACATTTTTAAGTAGCTCGTGAGTGAAAGTCTTCGAACATAGGCGGCAGTACATATGAAAAATGCCGGCGTGGCGGAACTGGCAGACGCGCAGGACTTAAAATCCTGTTGTAGAAATACAGTACCGGTTCGATTCCGGTCGCCGGCATTATAGAGAGAAGTAAGACATCGGTTTTAGAACCGGTGTTTTTTTAATTCATAGAAAATTACGTCCTATGAATCAAAAAGCCCTCCGGGCGGGATGGGCATCTTGCGGAGAAGAAGTCAGCTGTAAACAGCACCGATCGGGCATTTTAAAATTTTAGCGCAAATAGGGTGTTAACTATTGGTGGATTTGTGCTATAATGCAATTATTCAATTTATACTATAAGAAGGGAAAACCGTGTTCAGATTTGATACGGAAGAAAGGTACGATGAAACAGGAAAAAGTTACATTCATTCATTCCATTTCGGCAAAAATTACACTCCTTGCCGTTTTTATTGTTGTTGTATCATTGGTGGGAAGTATGATCAATGCCAGTTCAAAGTCGAGTGATGTTGTTGAGACAGTCAATGCGCATTACATCCTAAGTCTGGCAGAGATGGGAGCGCAGACGATTGGAAATATTCCGGCAGAGATAGCAACGGATGAACAGTTTTCTAGGGTTGTAAGTGATATCAGCATGAAAGGCGTAGACAGTGCATATGCTTATCTGGTGTCAGCGGATGGCACAATGCTTTATCATCCGACAGCAGACAAGATCGGAAAAACGGTTGAAAATCCCGTTATTAAAGGTGTGGTATCACAGCTTGCATCCGGAACCGTTCCGGAGAATGCTGTTGTTGAATATGATTTTAATGGTGCAATCAAGTATGCAGGGTATGCCCTGACCCCGGATCACATGATCGTGGTCGTATCGGCTGATAAGAGTGATATTGTAGAGCCGGTCAATGAGATGATCCGTTCTATGTGTATCACAGCAGCGATTACGCTTGTTGTATGTGTGATCATTGGCTATGTGTTAAGCCGTTTTATCTGCGCACCGCTTGAAAGCCTGACAGAGATTATAAAGAATACTGCAAATCTGAATTTCAGTCACAATGCAAAAAGTGATGGTCTGTGCAAAAGAACAGACGAAACCGGTTTCATGGCGCGTGAACTTCGCATCATGAGAAAGAATCTGCGTGAAATGGTTGCAAATATTGATACGGCAAGCCAGCAGATCACCGGAAATGTAGATGGATTAAAACAGGTAACTGAGACCGTAGACCATATGTGTTCGGATAACTCAGCAACCAGCCAGCAGCTTGCAGCAGGCATGCAGGAGACAGCCGCAACTACTGTAAATATCAATGAGAATGTCGGTACCATGAAGGATGAAGCTGAGCGGCTTACAGAGATGGCAGAAAAAGGTGCAGATGTTTCCAATGAAGTTATGGACAGAGCAAAGAATCTGCGCAATAAGACAGTAACTGCAAGTTCCCGTACTATGGATATGTATACAAGTGTCAAAGAGAAATCTGAAAAGGCGATCGAGGGATCAAAGGCAGTTGAAAAGATCAATGAACTGACCAATACCATTATGGAGATCTCTTCACAGACCGGACTTTTAGCTTTGAATGCAAGTATTGAGGCTGCAAGAGCCGGAGAGGCAGGACGTGGATTTGCAGTTGTTGCGACAGAGATCGGAAGCCTTGCAGACCAGACTTCAAAAGCGATCGCTGATATCGGTAATATTGTAAAAGCCGTCAATGAAGCAGTTGGCAATATGACAGAGTGTCTGGGTGAAACGACAGAATTTCTGGAAACGAATGTAATTGAAGATTATAAAGAGTTTGAAAAGGTTGGCGAACAGTATCAGGAAGATGCAGATGTATTCAAGTCCAACATGAATCAGGTAAAAGATTCCATGCTGCAGCTTTCAGATCTGATCGAGTCGATCGCACAGGCGTTAAGCGGCATCAATGATACTGTGGGCGAAGCCGCAGTCGGTGTATCCGATATTGCTGAAAAAACAAGCGGTATGGTTGAAAAAACAGGCGCTACACATGATATGGTATCTGAATGTTACTCCTGTGCAGATAATCTGCGTGAGATCGTTGGCAAGTTTGTATTAAAATAAAATCTATTGTCATGAATCATGGCCTGTCCTCATAAGATGTGGTAATCACAGATTATGAGGGCAGGCTTTTTTGATTCATAGGAGATTACGTCCTATGAATCAAAAAGCCCCTGGCAGAACCTTGATGTGAAAAGTATGCGGTAGGGAGGCTATGATGCAGGAAAAGTCAAATGAACAGCAAAAAGAGCAGAAACGGGGATATAACCTGTTGGATAAAGAAGAAGAAAAATCGATGCTGTCATGTTTTGTGGAACAGCTGAATGATCCGCTTATTTTTATTTTGTTTGCGGCGGCAGCAATATCTCTTCTGCTGCAGGAATTTGGGGACATGTGCATTATACTTGCAGTAGTGCTTTTAAATGCCATAGTCGGAGTGATCCAGGAGGGGAAGGCAAAGCGGGCATTAGAGGCATTGGAAAAAATGACAAGTCCGCATGCACTGCTCCATGATGAGGATGGAATCCATGAGATTCCGGCATCGGATCTGATACCGGGGGATATTGTCTGCCTTGAAGCAGGCAGACAGGTGCCGGCAGATATCAGGATCATATCGGCTGTCAATTTAAAGATCGAGGAGTCAGCGCTTACCGGCGAATCTGTTCCGGTTCCTAAAAATACGACGGATCAAAATGAGGCATATATGACCACTAATGTTACATATGGACGTGGAGAAGGAATCGTCACTGCGATAGGGATGGATACGAAGATAGGCGGTATCGCAAAATTGCTTTCCGGGACAAAAACGGAGCTGACGCCGTTACAGAAAAGGCTGGCGGATCTTGGAAAAATCCTTGGTACCGTTTCTGTCTTTTTGTGTATCCTGTTGTTTGTCATGGCAGTTTTGCAGAGGCGCAATGTTGCAGAAATGCTGATCACGGCAATATCATTAGCGGTTGCTGCAGTTCCGGAAGGTCTGCCGGCGATCGTTACGATGGTACTTGCACTTTCGGTATCACGTATGGTGAAGGTCAATACGATCGTAAAAAGACTGCCGAGTGTGGAGACATTAGGCTGTGTGAGCGTGGTATGCTCGGATAAGACGGGAACACTGACGCAGAACCGTATGACTGTGACAAGATGTTATACAGATGGAAAA
The Roseburia rectibacter DNA segment above includes these coding regions:
- a CDS encoding methyl-accepting chemotaxis protein — protein: MKQEKVTFIHSISAKITLLAVFIVVVSLVGSMINASSKSSDVVETVNAHYILSLAEMGAQTIGNIPAEIATDEQFSRVVSDISMKGVDSAYAYLVSADGTMLYHPTADKIGKTVENPVIKGVVSQLASGTVPENAVVEYDFNGAIKYAGYALTPDHMIVVVSADKSDIVEPVNEMIRSMCITAAITLVVCVIIGYVLSRFICAPLESLTEIIKNTANLNFSHNAKSDGLCKRTDETGFMARELRIMRKNLREMVANIDTASQQITGNVDGLKQVTETVDHMCSDNSATSQQLAAGMQETAATTVNINENVGTMKDEAERLTEMAEKGADVSNEVMDRAKNLRNKTVTASSRTMDMYTSVKEKSEKAIEGSKAVEKINELTNTIMEISSQTGLLALNASIEAARAGEAGRGFAVVATEIGSLADQTSKAIADIGNIVKAVNEAVGNMTECLGETTEFLETNVIEDYKEFEKVGEQYQEDADVFKSNMNQVKDSMLQLSDLIESIAQALSGINDTVGEAAVGVSDIAEKTSGMVEKTGATHDMVSECYSCADNLREIVGKFVLK